Proteins from a single region of Sinorhizobium alkalisoli:
- the proB gene encoding glutamate 5-kinase, with amino-acid sequence MAATRKPLEKYRRIVIKIGSALLVERKSGLKKAWLDALSADIAALKMKGVEVLVVSSGAIALGRTVLNLPAGVLRLEDSQAAAAVGQIALARAWSESLSADQIIAGQILLTLGDTEERRRYLNARATINQLLKLGSVPIINENDTVATTEIRYGDNDRLAARVATMVGADLLVLLSDIDGLYTAPPHLDPEARFLETIAEITPEIEAMAGGAASELSRGGMRTKIDAGKIATTAGCAMIIASGKPEHPLKAIEAGARSSWFAPSGSPVTARKTWIAGQLLPAGSVTVDAGAENALRSGKSLLPAGVRQVTGSFSRGDTIAILGATGREIARGLAGYDVHEARQIAGKKSAEIAAILGYAGRAAMVHRDDLVMTAPPGKRPEGEAPGQDEDERKGKLHA; translated from the coding sequence ATGGCCGCCACGCGCAAACCGCTCGAGAAATACCGGCGCATCGTCATCAAGATCGGCTCGGCGCTGCTCGTCGAGCGCAAGTCGGGGCTGAAGAAGGCCTGGCTCGATGCGCTCTCGGCCGATATCGCGGCGCTGAAGATGAAGGGCGTCGAGGTGCTGGTCGTCTCCTCCGGTGCGATCGCGCTCGGCCGCACGGTGCTGAACCTGCCCGCCGGCGTCCTGAGGCTCGAGGATAGCCAGGCGGCCGCCGCCGTCGGCCAGATCGCGCTTGCCCGGGCCTGGTCGGAGAGCCTCTCGGCCGATCAGATCATTGCCGGCCAGATCCTGCTGACGCTCGGCGATACGGAGGAGCGCCGCCGCTATCTCAATGCGCGCGCGACGATCAACCAGCTGCTGAAGCTCGGCTCCGTGCCGATCATCAACGAGAACGACACGGTCGCCACCACCGAAATCCGCTATGGCGACAACGACCGGCTGGCGGCGCGGGTCGCGACCATGGTCGGCGCCGACCTGCTCGTGCTGCTCTCCGATATCGACGGGCTCTATACGGCGCCGCCGCATCTCGATCCGGAGGCCCGCTTTTTGGAGACGATCGCCGAGATCACTCCGGAGATCGAGGCGATGGCCGGCGGCGCGGCGTCGGAGCTTTCGCGCGGCGGCATGCGCACCAAGATCGATGCCGGCAAGATCGCCACCACCGCCGGCTGCGCCATGATCATCGCCTCCGGCAAGCCGGAGCACCCTTTGAAGGCCATCGAGGCGGGGGCGCGCTCCTCCTGGTTCGCGCCGTCCGGCTCGCCGGTCACCGCCCGCAAGACCTGGATTGCCGGCCAGCTTCTGCCCGCCGGCTCGGTGACGGTCGATGCCGGGGCCGAAAACGCGCTGCGCTCCGGCAAGAGCCTGCTTCCGGCTGGCGTCCGGCAGGTGACGGGCAGCTTCAGCCGCGGCGATACGATCGCCATCCTCGGAGCGACGGGCCGCGAGATCGCCCGCGGCCTTGCCGGCTACGACGTCCATGAGGCGCGCCAGATCGCCGGCAAGAAATCGGCCGAGATCGCCGCGATTCTCGGCTATGCCGGCCGCGCCGCCATGGTGCATCGCGACGACCTGGTGATGACGGCGCCTCCTGGCAAGCGCCCCGAGGGTGAAGCGCCCGGGCAGGATGAGGACGAGAGAAAGGGCAAGCTTCATGCTTGA